One genomic window of Paenibacillus xylanilyticus includes the following:
- a CDS encoding GntR family transcriptional regulator produces the protein MSLNQKIRGSTRAYSYELIKERILHLELEPGTKISEKEIADELEVSRTPVREAFMKLAEEELLDIIPQSGTIVSHINLEHVEEGRFMREKIEKEIVALACASFAEEFKFRLETNIAMQEVCMDKNNFYRLFELDEEFHQILFQGTGKMRTWKMLQQLNIPFNRLRILRLSDDINSEIIISQHKEIYQLIKERQTEQAMKVMEAHLRLVVVEQETVKAKYPHYFI, from the coding sequence ATGTCACTTAATCAAAAGATTAGAGGTTCGACCCGGGCTTATTCATACGAGCTGATAAAGGAAAGAATTTTGCACCTTGAGCTTGAGCCTGGTACGAAGATTTCAGAGAAAGAAATAGCGGACGAACTTGAGGTCAGCAGAACTCCAGTTCGCGAAGCTTTCATGAAGCTTGCTGAAGAGGAACTTTTGGATATTATTCCGCAGAGTGGAACAATCGTCTCGCATATTAATCTGGAGCATGTGGAAGAAGGCAGATTTATGCGAGAAAAAATAGAAAAGGAAATTGTAGCGCTGGCATGTGCCTCATTTGCAGAAGAATTCAAATTCAGATTGGAAACCAATATCGCTATGCAGGAAGTGTGCATGGATAAGAATAACTTCTATCGACTGTTTGAGCTGGATGAGGAGTTTCATCAGATCCTGTTTCAGGGAACTGGAAAGATGAGAACGTGGAAAATGCTTCAGCAGCTTAACATTCCGTTTAATCGTCTGCGTATCCTTCGCTTGTCCGATGACATTAATTCCGAAATTATTATCTCCCAACACAAGGAAATCTACCAGCTCATCAAGGAGCGCCAAACAGAACAAGCGATGAAGGTGATGGAAGCTCACCTTAGACTTGTCGTCGTTGAACAGGAGACGGTCAAAGCAAAGTATCCTCATTATTTCATATAA